The following coding sequences lie in one Musa acuminata AAA Group cultivar baxijiao chromosome BXJ3-1, Cavendish_Baxijiao_AAA, whole genome shotgun sequence genomic window:
- the LOC103993092 gene encoding pentatricopeptide repeat-containing protein At5g57250, mitochondrial-like gives MLQLSTPQRRIKAGLTAPSVRSFNLLLSFLLFEARKPRLVLCLFSQITSNSLPVDPRTHSLVARALVRSRRFHDAGRFISRAPLDFGFRRSLVESLIRRLCVAERNPDGALCLLQECVRNRGVFPSLGSFRSVVAAFCSLGRLDRAVEVLEAAADKKDRILTDNFVCSSIISGFSRIGEPALGLEFYERARKVDGFLPNLVTVTTVVDALCREGRINEACDLVRNMEDQGMALDAVLYSCLIDGYLKRGDLMEGLRKHKLMVDKGITPDVVSYTSIIDGLCKEGNVEKVIGFLEEMESKGAHANVVTFTAVIRGFCRRNKLEEAFHALRKVEELGFVADEFAYSVLIDGLCRKGDLDRVFSLLEELEKKEIKVGTVTYNTLINSLCKAGQASKANEISKGFAGDNFTYATLLHGYLKEMDVAGILEVKRRLDESGIVPDIVTCNVLIKALFMAGMIQDGCKLFDELPEMGLSANSITYCTVIDGYCKVGLIEKALMVFDECRRDSLFASASTHNCIIRGLCRQNMSEIAMEVFEDLVERNLSPDLITCRMLIRAIFGKGDGEAVLRFIHRMEKLEPELLVLICNEAIVFLCTKGCFSAALDVYILLRIRFLAVMSKSYNVLLKSLLRIGDKQIAELVISEFIKIYGTFEPQMTNAMFLYLSKKNVEKAIRFLNIKCISVGALTTVIDTLNKEGRVEDAYQFLLQSEENGVPVDVFVYSLVVDGLCKSGYLERALDLCGSMKKKGIYPNVVIYNSVINCLCQQGCLTEAFRVFDSLENLSVPPTVVTYSTLIGALSREGFLDDASQLFKRMISKGIIPNTPVFNKLITGYCNCGLVEEALDLLSDLEKNCSSPDDYTIAAILNGFCQRGDIEGALGFFTENKTRGCFPDFLGFMNLVEGLFAKGRMEEARSILRVMLQRAEIVDLINNAGDELHVESLDSLLSLACEQGRIKEVILVLNEISYLSISSARSDSGRVFLKLKELHGSGVVDTENKIDGRDDAHHLLSADVHGTNMKDGFREKVDGDNDKEINEYLTRKPLGYDFATYYSIISLLCQRGDLQKANEAARTILQNPEKVFNPSIPTL, from the coding sequence ATGCTCCAGCTTTCCACCCCGCAGCGCCGAATCAAGGCGGGCCTCACCGCTCCCTCCGTCCGCTCCTTTAatctcctcctctccttcctcctcttcgaaGCTCGCAAGCCCCGCCTCGTCCTCTGTCTCTTCTCCCAGATCACCTCCAACTCGCTCCCCGTGGACCCCCGCACCCACTCCCTCGTCGCCCGCGCCCTCGTTCGATCCCGCCGCTTCCACGACGCCGGTCGCTTCATCTCCCGCGCTCCTCTAGACTTCGGTTTCAGGAGATCCCTTGTCGAGTCCCTCATCCGTCGTCTCTGCGTCGCCGAACGAAATCCGGACGGAGCCCTCTGTCTCCTGCAAGAGTGCGTCCGGAACCGTGGTGTCTTCCCCTCCCTCGGCTCCTTCCGCTCGGTGGTTGCGGCATTCTGTTCTCTGGGTAGGTTGGATAGAGCAGTCGAGGTGTTGGAGGCCGCAGCTGATAAGAAAGACCGTATCTTGACCGACAATTTCGTTTGTAGTTCCATTATCTCCGGGTTCTCGAGGATCGGGGAGCCGGCGCTTGGTCTGGAGTTTTACGAAAGAGCAAGGAAAGTCGATGGCTTTCTGCCTAATCTCGTCACCGTTACGACTGTTGTCGATGCACTGTGCAGAGAAGGTAGAATCAACGAGGCCTGCGATCTGGTTCGGAATATGGAAGACCAGGGAATGGCGCTAGATGCCGTTCTGTACAGCTGCTTGATTGATGGGTATCTGAAGAGAGGTGACCTGATGGAAGGTCTTCGGAAGCACAAACTCATGGTGGACAAGGGAATTACTCCAGATGTAGTTAGCTATACTAGCATCATTGATGGGTTGTGTAAAGAAGGAAATGTAGAGAAAGTGATTGGTTTTCTGGAGGAAATGGAGAGCAAAGGTGCGCATGCCAATGTGGTGACTTTCACAGCTGTAATTCGTGGTTTCTGCAGGAGGAACAAGTTGGAGGAAGCATTTCATGCCTTGAGGAAAGTGGAAGAGTTGGGTTTTGTTGCGGACGAGTTTGCATATTCTGTATTGATTGATGGATTATGTAGGAAGGGAGATTTGGATAGAGTTTTTAGTTTGCTTGAGGAATTGGAGAAGAAAGAGATTAAAGTAGGAACCGTGACATATAACACATTGATCAATTCCCTATGTAAAGCTGGCCAAGCAAGCAAGGCAAATGAGATCTCAAAGGGCTTTGCTGGTGATAATTTCACCTACGCAACATTGTTACATGGATACCTGAAGGAAATGGATGTGGCAGGCATCTTGGAGGTCAAGAGGAGATTGGATGAATCTGGCATTGTTCCTGACATTGTTACTTGCAATGTTCTTATCAAGGCTCTGTTTATGGCAGGTATGATTCAAGATGGTTGTAAGCTGTTTGATGAATTACCTGAGATGGGCTTGTCTGCAAATTCAATTACTTATTGTACTGTGATTGATGGCTACTGTAAGGTAGGATTGATTGAAAAGGCACTTATGGTGTTTGACGAGTGTCGGAGAGATTCATTATTTGCTAGTGCTTCTACCCATAATTGTATTATCAGAGGACTATGCAGACAAAACATGTCAGAAATAGCTATGGAAGTTTTTGAAGACCTTGTTGAGAGAAACCTATCCCCTGATTTAATTACTTGTAGGATGCTAATTCGAGCTATTTTTGGAAAAGGTGATGGTGAAGCAGTGTTGAGATTTATTCACAGAATGGAGAAATTAGAACCTGAGCTTCTCGTTTTGATATGCAATGAGGCTATTGTATTTTTATGCACAAAGGGATGTTTTTCGGCTGCATTGGATGTATATATTCTGTTGAGAATTAGATTCCTGGCAGTTATGAGCAAATCATACAATGTACTTCTGAAAAGCCTTTTACGAATTGGAGATAAACAAATCGCTGAACTTGTAATAAGTGAATTCATCAAGATATATGGAACTTTTGAACCTCAGATGACAAATGCTATGTTCCTTTACCTTAGCAAGAAAAATGTGGAGAAAGCTATTCGTTTTCTAAATATTAAGTGTATTTCAGTCGGTGCCTTGACCACGGTCATTGACACTCTTAATAAGGAAGGCAGAGTTGAAGATGCTTACCAGTTTTTATTGCAATCTGAAGAAAATGGAGTTCCTGTGGATGTATTTGTTTACTCTCTTGTGGTGGATGGACTTTGCAAGTCGGGTTATCTCGAAAGAGCTCTAGATCTCTGTGGAAGCATGAAAAAGAAAGGGATATACCCTAATGTTGTCATCTACAATTCTGTAATCAATTGTTTGTGCCAGCAAGGGTGCCTAACTGAAGCATTCAGAGTCTTTGATTCTTTGGAGAACCTTTCTGTGCCTCCTACAGTTGTTACTTATTCTACTCTTATAGGTGCATTATCTAGAGAAGGTTTCCTGGATGATGCAAGCCAATTATTTAAAAGGATGATCAGCAAGGGTATTATCCCAAATACACCAGTTTTTAACAAACTGATAACTGGGTATTGCAACTGCGGATTGGTTGAAGAAGCCTTGGATCTCCTCTCAGATTTGGAAAAGAATTGTTCGAGTCCAGATGATTATACAATTGCTGCGATCCTAAATGGGTTTTGTCAAAGAGGCGACATTGAAGGTGCCCTAGGTTTCTTTACTGAAAACAAAACCAGAGGATGCTTTCCAGATTTCTTGGGTTTCATGAATCTCGTTGAGGGACTCTTTGCAAAAGGAAGGATGGAGGAAGCAAGGAGCATTTTAAGGGTTATGCTGCAGCGTGCAGAAATTGTAGATCTGATAAATAATGCTGGAGATGAGCTTCATGTAGAGTCCTTAGATAGTCTCCTATCTCTTGCATGTGAGCAAGGAAGAATCAAGGAAGTCATACTTGTTCTAAATGAAATTAGTTATTTGTCTATATCTTCCGCAAGGTCTGACAGTGGTAGAGTGTTTCTGAAACTAAAGGAGCTGCACGGTTCAGGTGTTGTAGATACAGAAAACAAGATAGATGGAAGAGATGATGCTCATCATCTGCTGTCTGCAGATGTTCACGGGACTAATATGAAGGATGGATTTAGAGAGAAGGTGGATGGAGATAATgacaaggagattaatgaatattTGACGCGAAAACCACTAGGCTATGACTTTGCAACCTACTATTCCATCATTTCATTGTTGTGTCAACGAGGGGACCTACAGAAGGCTAATGAAGCAGCCAGAACAATTCTTCAAAATCCAGAGAAAGTCTTCAATCCGTCCATCCCAACTCTTTGA